In Candidatus Omnitrophota bacterium, the genomic stretch GCCCAGCTCTTCGAAAGAAGTCTGTCTTTACGAAAGAGGGGTAAAGCTTATGCCGAAGTCGCCGTATAAATGCGCGCCGTGCCTCAATTCCGTATGCGTCCAAAAGGTCAATTGCATGGAATATATCACGCCGGAAGCGGTAAAGGAAGAGATCGTAAAGATGCTCCCGGCCAAGAGGAGATAGCGTGGAAGACCGTTTCAGGATAGACGGACATAAATTGATGTTCCATATCGGGAGGGTCGATGACTGGCTGAAAGGCAAGCAGGTAAGCCCGATATATCTGGAGATCGCTCCTTCGGGCGCCTGCAACCACAGGTGCGTCTTTTGCGCGGTCGACTACCTGGGGTATAAAGCCAGGTTCCTGGATCTGAATGTCTTGAAGAAAACGGTCAGGCAGGCAGGCGGGCTCGGCGTCAAGAGCGTGATGTATGCGGGAGAAGGGGAGCCGCTGCTCTATAAGGACATATGCGAGATAATAAAATACACGAAAGGCCGGGGGATAGATGTCGCCGTCACGACGAACGGGGCCCTTCTCAATAAGGAAATTTCACGAAAGATCTTAAAATACCTTACCTGGATCAGGATAAGCCTTAACGCGGGCACGGCCGGGACCTATTCCAAAATACACCGCACAAGGAAAGAGGATTTTTACAAAGTGATGGAGAACCTCCGCGAAGCGGTGAAGATAAAAAGGAATGGAAAGCTAAAGACGACCATAGGCGTCCAATTATTGTTGATACCGGGCAACGTCAAAGAGGTCGCTGCCCTCGCGCGGATATTAAAAAAGACAGGCGTCGATTATTTGACGGTCAAGCCTTATTCCCAGCATCCCTTAAGCGGGTCGCGCATAAATCCCGGATTCAGGCATAAAGACCATATTTCACTATATGAAAAACTGCGCGGCCTTGAGGACGACAGGTTTAAAATATCGTTCAGGGACGAGACGATGAAAAGATTGAGATCTGGAAAGGAATACGCGCGCTGCCTGGGGCTCCCGTTCTGGGCTTATATCGACGCGAACGGGGAAGTATACGCCTGCAGCGCTTTTCTGGGGAAAAAGGGATACAGTTTCGGCAATATTTATAAGAACAGTTTTGAGGATATAATCAAAGGCAGGCGCAGGAGAGCCGTAATGGCAAAGATTAGCTCAAAGACGGACGTCGAGAAATGCCGCCGGGCCTGCCGGCTGGACAAAATCAACAGTTACCTCTGGGAATTGAGCAATCCCGGACCGCACGTAAATTTCATTTAAGGTGAAGATGGCAAGACAGGGCAGAGGCCGCGACCTGATACAGATATATGAGACGATGCTCAGGATTCGTCTTTTCGAGGAGAGGGTCATCCGTTCATATCCCGGGCAGGAAATGAAGACGCCGGTCCACCTATGCGTGGGCCAGGAGGCTGTCGCAGCCGGCGTCTGCCGTAACCTGACAGACAAAGATTATGTTTTTACAAATCATCGCTGTCACGGCCATTGCCTGGCGAAGGGCATGAGCATGTCTTCTATCCTGGCCGAGCTTTACGGGAAGCGGACGGGGTGTTGCAAAGGGAAGAGCGGTTCCATGCACCTCTCGGATCCGGATAGAGGCATCCTCGCGACCTCGGCCATCGTCGGCGGGAACATCCCGGTCGCGGTAGGCGCGGCATTAAGTTTAAAATTCAGGAAGAGCAGGAATATCGCGGTCGTCTTCTTCGGCGACGGAGCGGTAGACGAAGGAGCGTTCTACGAAAGCCTTAATTTCTCCGCACTGAAAAAATTACCGGTCTTGTTCGTTTGCGAGAACAATTTCTATGCCACAAATTCCCCGCAGAAAGCAAGGCAGCCGGTGGATAACATATTTAAAAGGGGCGGGATATTCGGAATAAAGGGTTTTCGCTGCGACGGCAACGACGCAGTAGAAGTATTCGATCTTTCTAAGGGCCTGATCGAAAAGATAAGGAAAGGCTCTGGGCCGTATCTTATGGAATGCCGGACTTACCGTTGGAAGGGGCATGTCGGGCCGGATTGCGATTTTGAAAAAGGTTGCCGCCCCAAGTATGAGCTGGATGGCTGGGTCAGGAAGTGTCCGGTGAAGAGACTCGAAGATAAGTTATCGAGAAAAGGGTTATTGACCGGGTCCGGGGCCGAGAAGATGCGCGTTAAGATCGAAAGAGAGATATCAAAGGCGGAGAATTTTGCCAAGAGAAGCCGTTTTCCGAATACAGGGGAACTCTATGAAGATGTTTACTGGAAGGGATAGCCGTGCCCTGGACTGAAGTGGCGGTCGAGCGGACTATAAGTTCACGCTCCCCGGATAAAAATGCCGCAGGAAGGGTCTTAAGCTACAGGGATGCGTTAAGGGAGGCCCTGGGCCAGGCCCTTAAAAGGGATCCCGGGGTTTTTATCATGGGCGAGGGCGTGGATGATCCCGCCGGGGTCTTCGGCTCGACGGCCGGGTTGCGCGAAGAATTCCCATCAAGGGTCTTAGATACGCCGATCGCCGAAAACGGGCTGACCGGTTTCGCAGTGGGAGCGGCCCTGGCCGGGATGAGGCCGGTCCTGGTCCATATGAGGATGGACTTTCTTCCCCTCTCTTTCGACCAGATATTGAACCACGCCGCGAAATTATGTTATATGTCGGGCGGGAGGAGCCATGTCCCGCTGGTCATACGTGCGGTCATCGGCAGGGGATGGGGCTCGGCCGCACAGCATTCCCAAAGCCTGCAGGCGATGTTCATGCAGATGCCCGGCATAAAAGTCGTCGCGCCAAGTTCGGCATATGACGCCAAAGGGCTGCTGCTTTCAAGCATAGCCGACGGGAACCCTGTAATTTTTATCGAACACCGCTGGCTTTACGATGTGAAGGGCGGAGTCCCGAAAAAGGAATATCTTGTACCGATAGGGAAAGGCGTTGTCAGGCGGACCGGTAAAGACGTGACCGTAGTAGCTGTTTCATTGATGGTGAACGAAGCCGTCGAGGCCGCCAAGGAACTCAAAGACGGCGGCATAGATATAGAAATAATAGACCCGAGGTCTCTCGTGCCTTTTGACGAAAAGATAGTCGTAGATTCGGTAAAGAAGACCGGCAGGTTAGTTATCGCGGATATGGGGTGGCGTTCAGGCGGCGCGGCGGAGATAATTCTGGGGCGGATCCACGACAGGATAAGGAGATACCTTAAAGCCGACGTCCAGATAGTCGCCCTTCCCGATACCCCGACGCCGGCAAGCCATCGACTGGAAAAAGCGTTCTATAAAAATTCGGGAGATATAGCAAAAGCGGCAAGAAAGGCCTATGGATTACGAAAAAAATAAACTTAGCGTTATAATGCCGGCTTTAAACGAAGAGGCCAATATATGCGATGCCATCTCGAACACGCTGAAGGCGTTCGACCTCTTTGGGATCAACGGTGAAATCATAGTCGTCGACGACGGGAGCGCCGACCGGACCAGATCGCTGGCTGAAGAAAAATCGAAAAAGTATCCCTCCCGCGTCCACGTGATAAATCATGACAGGCCGAAAGGCATAGGCTCATCCTTCTGGAAAGGGGTGGACTCGGCTAAAGGCGACGCCATCGTCATGTTGCCGGGGGACAACGAGAACGACCCGCAAGAAGCATTCCGTTATTATAAGCTCCTCGAGCAGGTGGATATCGTCATTCCGTTCATTTTCAACAGGGAGGCCAGGCCTATATTCAGGAACGTCCTTTCCCTCCTTTATCGTTTTATCATAAATTCGACTTTCATGGTCAATTTCCGCTATACGAACGGGACGGTCCTTTACAGGAGGTCTATTTTATGGGGAATAGACGAACGCTCCGACGGTTTTTTCTTCCAGACTGATATACTGATCAGGGCCGCGAAAAAAGGATATCTCTTTGCAGAGGTCCCCTATAAGGTCGGCTCAAGGAAAAACGGTTCCTCCAAGGCGATAAATTTCCCGTCCCTGTTTAAAGTCATCAAGGGTTATTTGAAATTGGTGAGAGATTATTACTTCAGTAAAAATAAAAAACGGCAACAGGATTATTCAAGCGATTCGCAGACGGCAGCCCGCCGGAAATAAGAGATCCCGGGAAATTTTAAATGTCAGACTTGATACTAGACGGTCAAAAATTGATATGGCACCAGGAGCGCCTCAAGGCCTGGCTCAAAGGCGAGAGGATCTCGCCTATCACCATCGACTGTTCGTTGACGAGAAGGTGCACTTACAGGTGCGTCTATTGCTACGGTGCGCTGCAGGCCAACGACGAAAAGAAGATGACAAAGGACGTGATATTCAGGTTTCTGGATGACGCGGCCGAGATAGGCGTCAAGGCGGTAAGCTTCGTGAGCGACGGCGAGAGCACTTGTTCGCCGCATTTTTACGACGCTGTCCTGAGGGGAAAGGCAAACGGGCTCGATATGGCTGTCGGCACGAACGGATATCTGCTCAAGGAAGAGTGCCTTGAAGAGATCTTGCCCGCGCTTATTTATATAAGGTTTAATATATCCGCCGCCGACCCTAAAAGGTATGCGCATATCCACGGTTGCGGCGAGAAATGTTTTGAAAAAGTCTGCCGGACCATCCGGGAATGCGTAAGGATAAAAAAGGCGAAGGGGCTTGATGTCACGATCGGACTGCAGATGGTATTCTTGCCGGATTTCGCCGATCAGGTAATGCCTCTTGCCAGGCTCGGGAAAGAGCTCGGCGTCGATTACACCATCTTTAAACACTGCAGCGACGATGAAAAGGGGAGCCTCGGCGTCGATTATTCAAAATACCAGAAATGTATCGACGTATTAAAGGAGGCTGAGAAATTCTCTGCGGAGGGCTATAAAGTCGCCGTAAAATGGTCTAAAATATTGAGCGAGGGGAAGAGGGACTATTGCCGTTGCTACGGCCCGCCTTTTATTATGCAGTTTTCCGGTTCAGGCCTTGTGGCTCCATGCGGGATGTTATTTAACGAAAAATATTCAAAATATCATATCGGCAACATAGCGGAAAAATCATTTAAAGAAATATGGAAGAGCGAACGCTATTGGGAGGTCATACGCCTGATCTCCTCGGATCAGTTCGACGCCCGGACGATGTGCGGCACGTTATGCCTTCAACACAAGGTCAACGAATTTTTGTGGGCCGTTAAAAACGGGAAAGTCTCCCCTGAAAAACCCAAAGGGGAACCCCCGGCGCATATCAATTTCATATGAACGCCTTATTTTACGGTTTACTGACGTTTTTCGCCGCCCTATTAGTGCACCTGGCAGTTTGGAGAACCCGCCTGCCGGGGAAGAACAGGGCATTCATCCTGGCGAACATATTTTTTTGGACGTTGGTCCTGGGCGCTGTATCACTAAAGGGCGTTTCAAGCCATATCGATTATATAGTCCTGTATTGTTGCCTGGCGGCCGCTTACGTGGTCTCTTATCCGGCGATGGAGGCCGACAGCCCTTCACTCGTGATAGTGCGTAAGATCGCCGGAGCCGGCAAGTCCGGCCTGGAGAAAAGCGAATTATACAGGACTATGACCGACGAGACGCTGGTGGCCGCCGGAGTCGAAGATCTATTAAACAATAATTTGATCCGGATCGATTCCGGGAAATATATCCTGACTTCAAAAGGGCGCTTCCTGGCGGAGGTGTTTGTGTGGTTCCGCAGATTGCTTAACGCTCCGAAAGGCGGTTGACGCGAATGGGGGATAACGGCGCGCATATTTTTATCCCGTTTATAGGCCTGGCGGCGAACGTCCTCGTCCAGATATCCGTTTTCAGGTTTTTTCCCGGGACGGGATTGCTGCGGTCCGTTTTCCTCGGGTTTGCATGCGGATTTTTAGTGTCTATCCTTATAAGGCCGGACCTTATATCGGCGAGCAACATCGCGATATATGTTTTGTCGGGATATTGCTATTTTCATTTTGTAAATATGGGGGAGACCGCCCGCAGGGTACGCATCCTGATTGAATTAAAAGATGCCCGGCAAGGGCTTTCATTGCGCGAGATCCTGGAGCGTTATAATTTTAAAGATGTCATCGAGCGGCGGATCGTCAGGCTTGTAAATAACGGGCAGGTGATCTGTAAAGGCGGGAAATATTATATCGGGAATTCCGCGATGCTGGCTATCGCAGGTTTTTTAGCGGCCGTAAAACACGTTATTTTCGGCAGGATGCCATGAAACCGATCAAAATGCCGCATAACTACAATTACATTGCCGTATTCTTGACATTCGCCTGCAACCTGAAGTGCGGTTACTGCATCAATAATTTCGAACAGAAGCTGATAAAAAGAAAAATCATCTCAGGGAAGGATTTTGTCACCGGATTAAACAGGATCGTTTCAAGGAAGGACCTTCCGGTGACGCTTCAGGGGGGCGAACCTACCCTGCACCCGGATTTTTATTATATCGCCAATAACCTGAAGCCCGGGCTCAACATCGATCTTCTGACCAACCTGCAGTTCGACGTCGATGAGTTTATCGCGAAAGTCGGCCCGGACAGGATCAAGAGAGAGTCGCCGTACGCCTCGATAAGGATAAGCTATCACCCGGAACAGATGGGGCTCGGTGAGCTTATAAAAAAGACGCTTAAGCTTATGGAAGCGAAATTCAGCGTGGGGATATGGGGGGTTATGCATCCGGCGACGGAGAAGGCCGTCCTCGAGGCCATGGAGAGATGCAAAAAACTGGGCATTGATTTCCGCACCAAGGAATTTTTGGGCGGACACAGGGGCCGGTTATACGGGACATATAAATATCCGGGCGCCTGTGACGGGAAATTCAGGAAGAAGGTAAGATGCAGGACCACCGAATTGCTGATAGACAGCGAGGGCAGCGTATTCCGGTGCCACGCCGACCTTTACGCGGGAAAAAATAAGATCGGCGGCATCCTGGACCCGGAATTCGAAATAGAGGATAAATTCAGGGATTGCGCCGATTTCGGGCACTGCAACCCGTGCGACGTAAAGGTCAAGACCGACAGGTTCCAGCAATTCGGCCATACCTCCGTAGAAGTAGAGATGCCTTGATGAAGAACGTCCCGTTTGTATTCAAAACAGAAACTTCGCGCACCTTATTACTCTCCGCGGTCATCGCCGTTTTGGGCGGGTTCGCATATCTGAATTCGCTGTTAAACCCTTTTATCTGGGATGACGCATTCCTGGTCTCCGCAAACCTGCACATAAGGTCCCTTGCGTATATACCCAGGCTTTTTTTCGAGAACGTCTATCATCAGGATATGATAGGCAAGTTCTACAGGCCTGTCCTGATGACCAGTTTCGCGCTAGATTATCATCAATGGGGATTGGAGCCGTTCGGTTACCATATTACCAATATCCTGATACACCTGGGTAACGCGCTGCTTGTGTTCGGGATCGTTC encodes the following:
- a CDS encoding radical SAM protein codes for the protein MEDRFRIDGHKLMFHIGRVDDWLKGKQVSPIYLEIAPSGACNHRCVFCAVDYLGYKARFLDLNVLKKTVRQAGGLGVKSVMYAGEGEPLLYKDICEIIKYTKGRGIDVAVTTNGALLNKEISRKILKYLTWIRISLNAGTAGTYSKIHRTRKEDFYKVMENLREAVKIKRNGKLKTTIGVQLLLIPGNVKEVAALARILKKTGVDYLTVKPYSQHPLSGSRINPGFRHKDHISLYEKLRGLEDDRFKISFRDETMKRLRSGKEYARCLGLPFWAYIDANGEVYACSAFLGKKGYSFGNIYKNSFEDIIKGRRRRAVMAKISSKTDVEKCRRACRLDKINSYLWELSNPGPHVNFI
- a CDS encoding thiamine pyrophosphate-dependent dehydrogenase E1 component subunit alpha, producing the protein MARQGRGRDLIQIYETMLRIRLFEERVIRSYPGQEMKTPVHLCVGQEAVAAGVCRNLTDKDYVFTNHRCHGHCLAKGMSMSSILAELYGKRTGCCKGKSGSMHLSDPDRGILATSAIVGGNIPVAVGAALSLKFRKSRNIAVVFFGDGAVDEGAFYESLNFSALKKLPVLFVCENNFYATNSPQKARQPVDNIFKRGGIFGIKGFRCDGNDAVEVFDLSKGLIEKIRKGSGPYLMECRTYRWKGHVGPDCDFEKGCRPKYELDGWVRKCPVKRLEDKLSRKGLLTGSGAEKMRVKIEREISKAENFAKRSRFPNTGELYEDVYWKG
- a CDS encoding transketolase C-terminal domain-containing protein, giving the protein MPWTEVAVERTISSRSPDKNAAGRVLSYRDALREALGQALKRDPGVFIMGEGVDDPAGVFGSTAGLREEFPSRVLDTPIAENGLTGFAVGAALAGMRPVLVHMRMDFLPLSFDQILNHAAKLCYMSGGRSHVPLVIRAVIGRGWGSAAQHSQSLQAMFMQMPGIKVVAPSSAYDAKGLLLSSIADGNPVIFIEHRWLYDVKGGVPKKEYLVPIGKGVVRRTGKDVTVVAVSLMVNEAVEAAKELKDGGIDIEIIDPRSLVPFDEKIVVDSVKKTGRLVIADMGWRSGGAAEIILGRIHDRIRRYLKADVQIVALPDTPTPASHRLEKAFYKNSGDIAKAARKAYGLRKK
- a CDS encoding glycosyltransferase family 2 protein: MDYEKNKLSVIMPALNEEANICDAISNTLKAFDLFGINGEIIVVDDGSADRTRSLAEEKSKKYPSRVHVINHDRPKGIGSSFWKGVDSAKGDAIVMLPGDNENDPQEAFRYYKLLEQVDIVIPFIFNREARPIFRNVLSLLYRFIINSTFMVNFRYTNGTVLYRRSILWGIDERSDGFFFQTDILIRAAKKGYLFAEVPYKVGSRKNGSSKAINFPSLFKVIKGYLKLVRDYYFSKNKKRQQDYSSDSQTAARRK
- a CDS encoding radical SAM protein; its protein translation is MSDLILDGQKLIWHQERLKAWLKGERISPITIDCSLTRRCTYRCVYCYGALQANDEKKMTKDVIFRFLDDAAEIGVKAVSFVSDGESTCSPHFYDAVLRGKANGLDMAVGTNGYLLKEECLEEILPALIYIRFNISAADPKRYAHIHGCGEKCFEKVCRTIRECVRIKKAKGLDVTIGLQMVFLPDFADQVMPLARLGKELGVDYTIFKHCSDDEKGSLGVDYSKYQKCIDVLKEAEKFSAEGYKVAVKWSKILSEGKRDYCRCYGPPFIMQFSGSGLVAPCGMLFNEKYSKYHIGNIAEKSFKEIWKSERYWEVIRLISSDQFDARTMCGTLCLQHKVNEFLWAVKNGKVSPEKPKGEPPAHINFI
- a CDS encoding radical SAM protein, which gives rise to MKPIKMPHNYNYIAVFLTFACNLKCGYCINNFEQKLIKRKIISGKDFVTGLNRIVSRKDLPVTLQGGEPTLHPDFYYIANNLKPGLNIDLLTNLQFDVDEFIAKVGPDRIKRESPYASIRISYHPEQMGLGELIKKTLKLMEAKFSVGIWGVMHPATEKAVLEAMERCKKLGIDFRTKEFLGGHRGRLYGTYKYPGACDGKFRKKVRCRTTELLIDSEGSVFRCHADLYAGKNKIGGILDPEFEIEDKFRDCADFGHCNPCDVKVKTDRFQQFGHTSVEVEMP